From Cucumis melo cultivar AY chromosome 1, USDA_Cmelo_AY_1.0, whole genome shotgun sequence, a single genomic window includes:
- the LOC103492612 gene encoding transcription factor EMB1444 isoform X2 yields the protein MYILLEKGLLDKWQLLESINGLLQTNKYQISLQQLRCYTFLFWNNFKLMKFILSFQYCDGWQTQFSAGIKTIVVVAVVPHGVLQLGSLDKVTEDVNLVTRIRNAFLTLQESSAGEIKPLHSCKSSGYVKGEDASVSKNVGIELSGSGGFESLKTKPDAINVESFKSQVRLLDDRICGGEPSGCKDTAVGLKQKINVQSQDSAMDMLNICGNLLPAEKIMTNGAYFPMNPHPSSVYDGVNHNGMFTRTNHTEMYLQNDMEASKTIDMYPSNASLKFPAGYELHEVLGPAFLKDALYLDWQTEYVLGGKAFELSEGMSGSQLTSDSPTERLLEAVVADVCHSSSDVKSDTSLCKSGQSLLTTERIPEPSTNATTSACSEGYSMGQSQTSFIGEDMQNSLSSSGVCGVMSPKGFSSTYSGTGSEHLDKSLEPAKNSKRRARPGESSRPRPRDRQLIQDRIKELRELVPNGAKCSIDSLLERTIKHMLFLQGITKHADKLTKCANMKLHQKENGMLGTSNTDQGSSWAVEVGGQLKVCSIIVENLNKNGQILVEMLCEECSHFLEIAEAIRSLGLTILKGITEAHGEKTWICFVVEGENNRNIHRMDILWSLVQILQRSSTM from the exons ATGTATATTCTCTTGGAGAAGG GATTGTTGGACAAGTGGCAGTTACTGGAAAGCATCAATGGATTACTGCAGACGAACAAATACCAAATTTCTCTTCAACAATTGAGGTGCTATACTTTCCTGTTCTGGAATAATTTTAAGTTAATGAAGTTTATCTTATCATTTCAG tACTGTGATGGTTGGCAAACGCAATTTTCAGCTGGCATTAAG ACTATTGTTGTAGTAGCAGTTGTTCCGCATGGGGTTTTACAGCTTGGATCTTTAGATAAA GTAACTGAGGATGTCAATCTTGTGACTCGCATCAGAAATGCTTTTCTAACTCTCCAGGAGTCTTCAGCAGGGGAAATTAAGCCATTGCATTCTTGTAAAAGCTCAGGATACGTG AAAGGTGAAGATGCAAGCGTGAGCAAGAATGTGGGGATAGAGTTGTCAGGATCTGGGGGCTTTGAATCTCTAAAAACAAAGCCAGATGCTATCAATGTGGAAAGTTTTAAATCACAAGTGAGATTGCTTGATGACAGGATATGTGGAGGGGAGCCTAGTGGGTGCAAAGATACGGCAGTTggtttaaaacaaaaaatcaatgTACAATCACAAGACTCCGCCATGGACATGCTTAATATATGTGGTAATTTACTTCCAGCTGAAAAGATAATGACGAATGGTGCATACTTTCCTATGAATCCTCACCCCTCTTCTGTCTATGATGGAGTTAATCACAACGGAATGTTTACCCGAACCAATCATACAGAAATGTACTTGCAGAATGATATGGAAGCATCCAAAACTATTGATATGTATCCATCAAACGCATCATTGAAGTTCCCTGCTGGTTATGAGCTGCATGAAGTACTTGGTCCTGCTTTTCTGAAAGATGCTCTTTATCTTGATTGGCAAACAGAGTACGTTTTGGGTGGTAAAGCTTTTGAGTTATCTGAGGGAATGAGTGGTAGCCAGTTGACATCTGATTCACCAACAGAGCGTCTTCTAGAAGCTGTAGTCGCTGATGTTTGTCACAGTAGTTCTGATGTTAAAAGTGACACATCTCTGTGCAAGTCTGGACAGTCTCTGTTAACAACTGAAAGAATTCCTGAGCCTTCCACAAATGCTACAACATCTGCTTGCTCAGAAGGTTACTCTATGGGTCAAAGTCAAACATCTTTTATTGGAGAGGACATGCAGAACTCTTTAAGCTCATCGGGAGTTTGTGGGGTGATGTCACCAAAAGGGTTTTCGTCGACTTATTCTGGCACCGGCAGTGAGCATTTGGACAAGTCATTGGAACCGGCAAAGAATAGTAAAAGAAGGGCTAGACCTGGTGAGAGTTCTAGGCCTAGGCCAAGGGACAGACAATTGATCCAGGACCGAATCAAAGAACTTCGGGAGCTCGTACCAAATGGAGCAAAA TGTAGTATTGATTCATTGCTGGAGCGCACAATCAAGCACATGTTATTCTTGCAAGGCATTACCAAGCATGCTGACAAGCTAACTAAATGCGCCAACATGAAA TTGCATCAGAAGGAAAATGGCATGTTGGGAACCTCAAATACTGATCAGGGATCTAGCTGGGCTGTTGAGGTGGGCGGTCAACTTAAAGTTTGTTCCATAATTGTGGAGAATCTCAACAAAAATGGACAGATTCTCGTAGAG ATGTTGTGTGAAGAATGCAGCCACTTTTTGGAGATAGCAGAGGCTATTAGAAGCTTGGGACTGACAATACTTAAAGGCATAACAGAAGCTCATGGCGAGAAGACATGGATTTGTTTTGTGGTTGAG GGGGAGAATAACAGAAACATACACAGAATGGATATCTTATGGTCTCTTGTTCAAATACTACAGCGCAGTAGTACAATGTGA
- the LOC103492612 gene encoding transcription factor EMB1444 isoform X1 yields MGTTDLRQILKSFCCNSEWKYAVFWKLKHRARMVLTWEDGYYDNSEQHEPPEGKFFRKTLETFYDGHYSHDPLGLAVAKMSYHVYSLGEGIVGQVAVTGKHQWITADEQIPNFSSTIEYCDGWQTQFSAGIKTIVVVAVVPHGVLQLGSLDKVTEDVNLVTRIRNAFLTLQESSAGEIKPLHSCKSSGYVKGEDASVSKNVGIELSGSGGFESLKTKPDAINVESFKSQVRLLDDRICGGEPSGCKDTAVGLKQKINVQSQDSAMDMLNICGNLLPAEKIMTNGAYFPMNPHPSSVYDGVNHNGMFTRTNHTEMYLQNDMEASKTIDMYPSNASLKFPAGYELHEVLGPAFLKDALYLDWQTEYVLGGKAFELSEGMSGSQLTSDSPTERLLEAVVADVCHSSSDVKSDTSLCKSGQSLLTTERIPEPSTNATTSACSEGYSMGQSQTSFIGEDMQNSLSSSGVCGVMSPKGFSSTYSGTGSEHLDKSLEPAKNSKRRARPGESSRPRPRDRQLIQDRIKELRELVPNGAKCSIDSLLERTIKHMLFLQGITKHADKLTKCANMKLHQKENGMLGTSNTDQGSSWAVEVGGQLKVCSIIVENLNKNGQILVEMLCEECSHFLEIAEAIRSLGLTILKGITEAHGEKTWICFVVEGENNRNIHRMDILWSLVQILQRSSTM; encoded by the exons ATGGGTACTACTGACTTGCGCCAGATACTCAAAAGCTTTTGTTGCAACTCTGAATGGAAGTATGCTGTCTTTTGGAAACTTAAACATCGGGCTCGAAT GGTGCTGACTTGGGAGGATGGCTACTATGACAATTCTGAACAACATGAACCTCCAGAGGGCAAGTTTTTCAGAAAAACGCTTGAGACATTTTATGATGGGCATTATTCGCATGACCCTCTTGGATTAGCTGTTGCAAAGATGTCCTATCATGTATATTCTCTTGGAGAAGG GATTGTTGGACAAGTGGCAGTTACTGGAAAGCATCAATGGATTACTGCAGACGAACAAATACCAAATTTCTCTTCAACAATTGAG tACTGTGATGGTTGGCAAACGCAATTTTCAGCTGGCATTAAG ACTATTGTTGTAGTAGCAGTTGTTCCGCATGGGGTTTTACAGCTTGGATCTTTAGATAAA GTAACTGAGGATGTCAATCTTGTGACTCGCATCAGAAATGCTTTTCTAACTCTCCAGGAGTCTTCAGCAGGGGAAATTAAGCCATTGCATTCTTGTAAAAGCTCAGGATACGTG AAAGGTGAAGATGCAAGCGTGAGCAAGAATGTGGGGATAGAGTTGTCAGGATCTGGGGGCTTTGAATCTCTAAAAACAAAGCCAGATGCTATCAATGTGGAAAGTTTTAAATCACAAGTGAGATTGCTTGATGACAGGATATGTGGAGGGGAGCCTAGTGGGTGCAAAGATACGGCAGTTggtttaaaacaaaaaatcaatgTACAATCACAAGACTCCGCCATGGACATGCTTAATATATGTGGTAATTTACTTCCAGCTGAAAAGATAATGACGAATGGTGCATACTTTCCTATGAATCCTCACCCCTCTTCTGTCTATGATGGAGTTAATCACAACGGAATGTTTACCCGAACCAATCATACAGAAATGTACTTGCAGAATGATATGGAAGCATCCAAAACTATTGATATGTATCCATCAAACGCATCATTGAAGTTCCCTGCTGGTTATGAGCTGCATGAAGTACTTGGTCCTGCTTTTCTGAAAGATGCTCTTTATCTTGATTGGCAAACAGAGTACGTTTTGGGTGGTAAAGCTTTTGAGTTATCTGAGGGAATGAGTGGTAGCCAGTTGACATCTGATTCACCAACAGAGCGTCTTCTAGAAGCTGTAGTCGCTGATGTTTGTCACAGTAGTTCTGATGTTAAAAGTGACACATCTCTGTGCAAGTCTGGACAGTCTCTGTTAACAACTGAAAGAATTCCTGAGCCTTCCACAAATGCTACAACATCTGCTTGCTCAGAAGGTTACTCTATGGGTCAAAGTCAAACATCTTTTATTGGAGAGGACATGCAGAACTCTTTAAGCTCATCGGGAGTTTGTGGGGTGATGTCACCAAAAGGGTTTTCGTCGACTTATTCTGGCACCGGCAGTGAGCATTTGGACAAGTCATTGGAACCGGCAAAGAATAGTAAAAGAAGGGCTAGACCTGGTGAGAGTTCTAGGCCTAGGCCAAGGGACAGACAATTGATCCAGGACCGAATCAAAGAACTTCGGGAGCTCGTACCAAATGGAGCAAAA TGTAGTATTGATTCATTGCTGGAGCGCACAATCAAGCACATGTTATTCTTGCAAGGCATTACCAAGCATGCTGACAAGCTAACTAAATGCGCCAACATGAAA TTGCATCAGAAGGAAAATGGCATGTTGGGAACCTCAAATACTGATCAGGGATCTAGCTGGGCTGTTGAGGTGGGCGGTCAACTTAAAGTTTGTTCCATAATTGTGGAGAATCTCAACAAAAATGGACAGATTCTCGTAGAG ATGTTGTGTGAAGAATGCAGCCACTTTTTGGAGATAGCAGAGGCTATTAGAAGCTTGGGACTGACAATACTTAAAGGCATAACAGAAGCTCATGGCGAGAAGACATGGATTTGTTTTGTGGTTGAG GGGGAGAATAACAGAAACATACACAGAATGGATATCTTATGGTCTCTTGTTCAAATACTACAGCGCAGTAGTACAATGTGA